A stretch of Vibrio aphrogenes DNA encodes these proteins:
- the cmk gene encoding (d)CMP kinase: MSSQSPIITVDGPSGAGKGTLCMMLADKLNFHLLDSGAIYRVLALAALHHGVDIESEDALVLLATHLDVQFIAEGDLVRVILEGEDVSKELRKEETGTAASKVASLPRVREALLRRQRAFSAEPGLVADGRDMGTVVFPNAQAKIFLDASAEERAQRRLNQLQQKGLSGKFDQLLCDIQERDYRDRNRAVAPLRPAEDALVIDSTKLSIEEVVEKALQFIESKLAK; this comes from the coding sequence ATGTCATCTCAAAGCCCGATAATCACGGTCGATGGGCCTAGCGGCGCAGGCAAAGGTACATTATGTATGATGCTTGCGGATAAACTGAATTTCCATTTACTGGATTCCGGAGCGATTTATCGAGTATTAGCATTGGCCGCACTTCACCATGGTGTTGATATTGAATCAGAAGATGCGCTTGTTCTTTTAGCGACTCACCTTGATGTCCAATTTATTGCTGAAGGCGATCTGGTCCGAGTGATTCTAGAAGGGGAAGACGTTTCGAAAGAATTACGTAAAGAAGAAACGGGCACGGCAGCATCGAAAGTGGCCTCTCTACCTCGAGTAAGAGAAGCGTTATTACGTCGTCAACGTGCATTCAGTGCCGAGCCTGGTTTGGTTGCCGACGGTCGAGATATGGGAACGGTAGTTTTTCCTAATGCTCAAGCGAAAATTTTCCTCGATGCCAGCGCAGAAGAAAGGGCACAGAGACGCTTGAATCAGTTGCAACAGAAGGGTTTAAGTGGTAAATTCGACCAACTTTTATGCGATATTCAAGAGCGTGACTATCGTGATCGCAATCGAGCGGTTGCCCCTTTACGTCCTGCTGAAGACGCATTAGTGATTGATTCTACTAAACTTTCTATTGAAGAAGTGGTGGAGAAAGCACTACAATTTATCGAATCTAAACTCGCTAAATAA
- a CDS encoding ABC transporter substrate-binding protein: MKRTFLLIISTLLPFFSYAAEQDWQATQQQAKGQDVYFNAWGGSQEINQYLRWVAREVKQQYGIQLHHVKVSDTSEITARLLAEKAAAQHTNGSVDIVWINGENFKSMKDHQLLFGPFTQQLPNWDKVDASLPIDKDFSEPTDGLEAPWGVGQLVFIYDHKKLPMPPTSAQAFLDYAKAHPGRITYPKPPQFHGSSFLKALLIELTKQPAELGKPVDTDTFASITAPLWRYLDTIQPYLWQQGKQFPSTQPEMLQLLDDGQIDIAITFNPNEVSSAQASGKLAPSTDTYAWDKGALSNIHFLAIPWNAKSKPAALVVINFLLSPEAQSRKGDNTVWGDPSVLRTQYLTGSAAKTQLFSSVEEPHPSWQDALEQAWLARYSR, translated from the coding sequence ATGAAACGTACATTCTTACTCATCATCAGCACCTTATTGCCTTTTTTCTCTTATGCAGCGGAGCAGGATTGGCAGGCAACTCAACAACAAGCCAAAGGACAAGACGTTTACTTTAATGCTTGGGGAGGCAGCCAAGAAATCAATCAATATTTACGCTGGGTAGCTCGTGAAGTTAAGCAGCAATATGGTATTCAATTACATCACGTCAAAGTCTCCGATACATCAGAGATCACCGCCCGCTTATTGGCGGAAAAAGCCGCAGCTCAACACACCAATGGCAGCGTCGATATCGTGTGGATCAATGGTGAAAACTTCAAATCGATGAAAGATCATCAACTGTTATTTGGCCCGTTTACTCAACAATTACCCAATTGGGATAAAGTGGACGCTTCACTGCCTATTGATAAAGATTTTTCAGAGCCAACGGACGGTTTAGAAGCCCCCTGGGGAGTCGGCCAATTGGTATTTATTTATGATCACAAAAAGCTGCCAATGCCTCCCACTTCAGCTCAAGCCTTCCTTGACTACGCTAAAGCCCATCCCGGACGCATTACCTACCCTAAGCCACCACAATTTCACGGTAGCAGCTTTTTAAAAGCCCTATTAATTGAGTTGACCAAACAACCTGCAGAACTTGGCAAACCCGTTGATACCGACACCTTTGCTTCTATCACCGCACCATTATGGCGCTATCTTGATACCATCCAGCCTTATTTATGGCAACAAGGAAAACAATTCCCATCGACTCAACCGGAAATGTTACAGTTACTTGATGATGGCCAAATTGATATTGCCATTACCTTTAACCCCAATGAAGTCTCTTCTGCTCAAGCCAGTGGTAAGTTAGCGCCGAGTACCGATACCTATGCTTGGGATAAAGGCGCATTATCCAATATCCATTTTTTAGCGATTCCTTGGAATGCCAAATCCAAACCCGCGGCCTTGGTGGTAATTAACTTTTTGTTGAGCCCAGAAGCCCAATCACGTAAAGGCGATAATACGGTTTGGGGCGACCCTTCGGTATTACGCACTCAGTATTTGACCGGCAGCGCCGCTAAAACTCAGTTATTTTCTTCTGTCGAAGAGCCTCATCCGAGCTGGCAAGATGCGCTAGAACAAGCTTGGCTAGCTCGCTATAGCCGTTAA
- a CDS encoding ABC transporter permease has product MQSKPSRLLRLSYIIVILICILPLLPGIAGMILPAFGIIPPLGFYQLSSQGFSEVLAWPGVERSLLQSVFSALLSCFMACMMTFAILQAYWNTRRWQWIEKLLSPLLALPHVAFAVGFLFLFSDTGWLARLLHTFITSSWFNSIYSLQDNSGLALTLALAIKETPFLILMSVPILNNLNITPTLQMTQSLGYSYSQAWWKAIFPQWLQHIRFPLFAIMAYSASVVDVSLILGPTHPPTFAVLVWQWFNDPDLTLLPRAAAGAFILFLLCSALIGVIALSETLLLHHHRAWLVSGRRHAMTIKPYFLHFLIAVSLCTLPILLIWSFSLRWSFPNLLPTLWSTRFWVSEWPYIQQTIITSLSLALISSLFALILAIIAQEYRHRFQLHLPMYVIALPMLIPQLSILFGLQITSLWIDQEQYWLWVIWAHLFFAFPYVYLSLDGPWKSYNDSLSKIAISLGKTPLKVFFTIKLRLLAGAMLFAFAMGMSVSLAQYLPTISLGSGRIVTLTTEAVALSSGHDRRIVSLYALWQALLPFAFFMIAMIGNRMLSPTYRNPTHSQKD; this is encoded by the coding sequence ATGCAGAGCAAGCCAAGTCGTCTGCTGCGCCTTAGCTACATCATCGTTATCTTGATTTGTATCCTCCCTCTTCTGCCTGGAATTGCAGGAATGATATTGCCTGCGTTTGGGATCATTCCTCCCTTAGGCTTCTATCAGCTTTCAAGCCAAGGTTTTAGCGAGGTGTTGGCTTGGCCTGGCGTCGAACGTTCTTTACTGCAAAGCGTGTTTTCTGCGCTATTAAGTTGCTTTATGGCTTGTATGATGACCTTTGCGATTTTACAGGCTTATTGGAATACTCGCCGTTGGCAGTGGATTGAAAAGCTACTTTCTCCGTTATTAGCATTGCCTCACGTGGCCTTTGCGGTCGGTTTTTTATTTCTCTTTTCCGACACCGGTTGGTTGGCTCGTCTTCTGCATACCTTCATTACCTCCTCTTGGTTCAACTCGATTTATTCCTTGCAAGATAATTCCGGACTGGCTCTGACTTTGGCGCTGGCGATCAAAGAAACGCCTTTTTTGATCTTAATGAGTGTGCCGATTTTAAATAACCTCAATATCACGCCGACACTACAAATGACACAAAGTCTCGGTTATTCTTATTCTCAAGCCTGGTGGAAAGCGATTTTCCCACAATGGCTGCAGCATATTCGTTTCCCATTGTTTGCCATTATGGCCTATTCAGCTTCGGTGGTGGATGTCAGCTTAATTTTAGGCCCCACTCACCCACCTACCTTTGCGGTATTGGTCTGGCAGTGGTTCAATGATCCCGATTTAACCTTATTGCCACGTGCTGCGGCAGGCGCTTTTATATTATTTCTATTATGCTCAGCCTTAATTGGTGTCATTGCTTTAAGTGAAACGCTGCTTCTTCATCATCATCGCGCTTGGTTAGTCTCTGGCCGTCGCCACGCTATGACGATTAAACCGTATTTTTTGCACTTTCTCATTGCCGTCAGCTTATGTACCTTACCCATTTTGTTAATTTGGAGCTTTTCTTTACGTTGGTCATTTCCTAACTTATTACCCACACTGTGGAGCACTCGATTTTGGGTCAGCGAATGGCCATATATCCAACAGACGATTATCACCAGTTTGTCTTTAGCCTTGATCAGTAGTCTATTCGCGTTAATCCTGGCAATTATTGCTCAAGAATACCGCCATCGTTTCCAACTTCACTTACCTATGTATGTAATTGCCTTGCCTATGCTTATTCCGCAATTATCCATCTTATTTGGTTTACAAATTACCAGCTTATGGATCGACCAAGAGCAATATTGGTTATGGGTGATTTGGGCACATCTGTTTTTTGCATTTCCTTATGTGTATTTAAGCTTAGATGGACCATGGAAAAGTTATAACGACTCTTTATCTAAAATTGCCATCAGTTTAGGGAAAACGCCTTTAAAGGTATTTTTCACGATCAAATTGCGTTTATTAGCTGGGGCAATGTTATTTGCTTTTGCGATGGGGATGAGCGTAAGTCTGGCACAATACTTACCGACAATTTCTTTAGGTTCTGGCCGTATTGTAACGCTCACTACTGAAGCCGTTGCGCTCTCGAGTGGGCATGACCGACGCATTGTTTCTCTTTATGCATTATGGCAAGCCCTATTACCTTTCGCCTTTTTCATGATCGCTATGATAGGAAATCGAATGCTCAGCCCGACTTATCGCAATCCAACACACTCCCAAAAGGATTAA
- a CDS encoding ATP-binding cassette domain-containing protein, translating to MTLSIKALSIFEATRLQKTATELSSTPWLLKELDLTIQSGEIVTLMGPSGCGKSTLLSLISGHLNPHFAFSGSVELQGVPIQTQPPHLRGVGILFQGDLLFPHLTVWENIAFALPNQLNGKQRKQHALATLKKVHLDDLSESMPHQISGGQKARISLLRMLSAQPKAILLDEPFSQLDPELRASFRQWVFEQITQAKIPTLMVTHDQEDAPQNSRILHWQNLNTGKI from the coding sequence ATGACGCTATCAATAAAAGCATTATCCATTTTTGAAGCGACAAGGTTACAGAAAACGGCGACAGAATTGTCGAGCACACCTTGGCTACTCAAAGAGCTAGACCTCACAATTCAAAGCGGAGAAATTGTCACCTTAATGGGCCCAAGTGGCTGTGGCAAATCCACTTTATTAAGCCTCATTTCTGGCCATCTTAATCCGCACTTTGCTTTTTCAGGTAGTGTCGAATTACAAGGTGTTCCGATCCAAACACAGCCACCGCATTTACGAGGTGTGGGTATTTTATTTCAAGGCGACTTGCTGTTTCCTCACTTAACCGTTTGGGAAAATATTGCCTTTGCTCTGCCTAACCAACTTAATGGGAAACAAAGAAAACAGCATGCCCTTGCAACATTAAAAAAGGTACATTTAGACGACTTAAGTGAATCGATGCCACATCAGATCTCTGGGGGACAAAAAGCGCGTATCAGTTTATTACGAATGCTCAGCGCACAGCCTAAAGCGATTTTACTTGATGAACCTTTCAGCCAATTAGACCCAGAGCTGAGAGCGTCTTTCCGCCAATGGGTATTTGAACAAATCACTCAAGCCAAGATCCCGACCTTGATGGTGACACACGATCAAGAAGATGCCCCTCAAAATAGTCGCATCCTTCATTGGCAAAATTTAAACACTGGCAAGATTTAA
- a CDS encoding CDP-alcohol phosphatidyltransferase family protein encodes MLDKYVIPLIKKPLNSAASYCLHYHIKADQVTVISFVIGLFALPALWLQHYHLALLLIILNRIGDGLDGAIARKTQPSDAGGFLDISLDFLFYALIPFGFLLANPEQNAFYAALLIVSFVGTGSSFLAFASIAGKRNIANPVYQNKSLYYMSGIAEGTETIAFFIAFCLWPHAFPQLATIFAVLCLLTTFNRIWAGYRTIQVSEMTEDDHNENL; translated from the coding sequence ATGCTCGATAAATACGTCATCCCCCTCATTAAAAAACCGTTAAATAGCGCGGCAAGCTATTGCCTTCATTACCATATCAAAGCCGACCAGGTCACGGTGATAAGCTTTGTCATTGGACTATTCGCACTACCCGCCTTGTGGCTGCAACATTATCATTTAGCGCTACTATTAATTATTTTAAACCGTATCGGAGATGGTTTAGATGGGGCAATTGCCAGAAAAACCCAACCTTCTGACGCTGGGGGCTTTTTAGACATCAGTTTAGACTTTTTATTTTATGCGTTAATCCCTTTTGGATTCTTACTCGCCAACCCCGAACAAAATGCCTTCTATGCAGCCTTATTAATCGTCTCATTTGTTGGTACTGGCAGTAGCTTTCTTGCCTTTGCCTCCATTGCTGGCAAGCGTAATATTGCTAACCCTGTCTATCAAAACAAATCTTTGTATTACATGTCAGGGATAGCGGAAGGTACTGAAACCATCGCCTTCTTTATTGCTTTTTGTTTATGGCCACACGCTTTTCCTCAATTAGCAACCATTTTTGCAGTCTTATGTTTACTCACCACCTTCAATCGCATTTGGGCAGGATATCGCACCATACAAGTATCTGAAATGACAGAGGATGACCACAATGAAAATCTTTAG
- a CDS encoding alpha/beta fold hydrolase yields the protein MTPDILFHKTYQHPTSQEWVVFVHGAGGSSSLWFKQIKDYRQHYNLLLIDLRGHGRSNQLLKGLISKQYSFQDVTLDIINVLNHLNIAKAHFVALSLGTILVRNLAELAPQRVQTMVLGGAITRLDARSKILVKIGDWSKNIIPYMWLYQLFAYIVMPQKGQKQSRHLFIREAKKLCQKEFKKWFKLSADVNPMMRYFRDRELNIPTLYLMGEMDYMFLRPVKEMVKKHKFSQLLEIPDCGHVCNIEKPIEFNQYSLAFIQQHS from the coding sequence ATGACGCCAGATATTTTGTTTCATAAAACCTATCAACATCCTACTAGCCAAGAGTGGGTGGTTTTCGTACATGGTGCAGGAGGAAGCTCCTCACTGTGGTTTAAGCAAATTAAAGATTATCGTCAACATTATAATTTGCTGTTGATTGATTTAAGAGGCCACGGTCGCTCTAATCAATTACTCAAAGGCCTGATTTCGAAGCAGTATTCTTTTCAAGATGTCACCCTTGATATCATTAATGTCTTGAACCATTTAAACATTGCGAAAGCCCACTTTGTTGCTTTGTCTTTAGGCACTATTTTAGTTCGTAATTTAGCGGAGTTAGCACCGCAGCGTGTTCAAACCATGGTCTTAGGAGGCGCTATCACACGATTAGATGCACGCTCAAAGATATTGGTGAAGATTGGTGATTGGAGTAAAAATATTATTCCTTATATGTGGCTATACCAATTATTTGCTTACATCGTGATGCCACAAAAGGGACAAAAGCAATCCCGACACTTGTTTATCCGTGAAGCGAAAAAGTTGTGCCAAAAAGAGTTTAAAAAATGGTTTAAGTTGTCAGCGGATGTCAATCCAATGATGCGTTACTTTCGTGACCGCGAGTTGAATATTCCAACCTTATATTTAATGGGTGAGATGGACTATATGTTTTTGCGTCCAGTAAAAGAAATGGTGAAAAAACATAAGTTTAGTCAATTATTGGAAATCCCAGACTGTGGGCATGTATGTAATATAGAAAAGCCAATTGAGTTTAATCAGTACTCGTTGGCTTTTATACAGCAGCACAGCTAA
- the lapB gene encoding lipopolysaccharide assembly protein LapB, protein MLELLFLLLPIAAAYGWYMGNRSARQDKQEHSHQISRQYVRGLNLLLSEQSDKAVEHFIELLQVDDETIDTHLALGNLFRSRGEVDRAIRIHQNLITREGLTIDQKNLALQQLAKDYMVSGFFDRAEKIFEQLLDEPEHREQALQQLVTIYQQTREWYKAIKYGDALVAMGRKKMRQGIAHYWCEIAMAELAQSDTSKAILYFKRALTEDPKCVRATIALGNIYLEAENYKQTIKCLEKILEQDIDFISEVLPTLADCYSQIGYEEGMLNFLKQCIAKKAGVSAELMLAQMVAQHDGIAAAQTLLTQQLVKNPTMKGFYRLIDYHIAEAEEGRAKDSLTTLQEMVGVQMKAKPHYQCRQCGFATHSIYWHCPSCKGWGTIKPIRGLDGE, encoded by the coding sequence ATGCTAGAGCTATTATTCTTGTTATTACCTATTGCAGCGGCTTATGGCTGGTATATGGGTAATCGCAGTGCTCGTCAAGATAAACAAGAACACTCCCATCAGATTTCTCGCCAATATGTGAGAGGTCTAAACCTCTTATTGTCAGAACAATCTGACAAAGCGGTCGAGCATTTCATTGAACTTTTACAAGTCGATGATGAAACCATAGATACCCATCTTGCTCTCGGTAATTTATTTCGTTCCCGAGGCGAGGTCGATCGCGCCATTCGTATTCACCAGAACTTGATCACCCGAGAAGGGCTGACCATTGATCAAAAAAACTTGGCGCTACAACAGTTAGCCAAAGACTACATGGTTTCTGGCTTTTTTGACCGTGCAGAAAAAATCTTTGAACAATTATTAGATGAACCAGAGCATCGAGAACAAGCCCTTCAACAACTGGTAACTATCTATCAGCAAACTCGTGAATGGTATAAAGCAATCAAATATGGTGATGCCTTAGTCGCGATGGGGCGCAAAAAAATGCGTCAAGGCATTGCCCACTATTGGTGTGAAATTGCCATGGCGGAACTTGCTCAATCGGATACCTCGAAAGCAATTTTGTATTTCAAGCGGGCCTTAACCGAAGACCCTAAATGTGTGCGTGCAACGATTGCGTTAGGCAATATTTATCTAGAAGCTGAAAATTATAAGCAAACTATTAAGTGCCTTGAAAAAATCTTAGAGCAAGACATCGATTTTATTTCCGAAGTATTACCAACCCTTGCCGACTGTTATAGCCAAATTGGTTATGAAGAAGGCATGCTGAACTTTTTAAAGCAGTGTATAGCTAAGAAAGCGGGAGTTTCGGCTGAACTGATGTTGGCACAAATGGTAGCCCAGCATGACGGGATAGCAGCAGCTCAGACTTTGCTGACTCAACAGTTAGTGAAGAACCCAACCATGAAAGGCTTCTATCGCTTGATTGATTACCATATTGCAGAAGCAGAAGAAGGTCGGGCGAAAGACAGTTTAACCACCCTACAAGAGATGGTAGGGGTACAAATGAAAGCCAAACCACATTATCAATGTCGACAATGTGGCTTTGCGACACACTCTATTTATTGGCATTGTCCATCATGTAAAGGATGGGGCACCATCAAACCTATTCGTGGTTTAGATGGTGAATAA
- a CDS encoding LapA family protein — MKIIKIILVIALFLVALALGAQNQETVTFNYLIAQSELPLSLLLGIVFVVAFAIAWLIFGGLYLKSNLTVRRLRKQLNKAQKSTKSSEQLPEIKG; from the coding sequence ATGAAAATTATAAAAATCATATTAGTTATCGCACTTTTTCTTGTCGCCCTAGCGCTTGGTGCACAAAATCAAGAAACAGTGACATTTAACTATCTTATTGCCCAAAGCGAGCTACCACTCTCATTATTGCTTGGTATTGTGTTTGTTGTTGCTTTTGCTATCGCCTGGTTAATCTTTGGTGGTTTGTATTTAAAATCGAATCTGACGGTGCGTCGTTTACGCAAGCAATTAAATAAAGCTCAAAAGTCTACCAAGTCATCAGAGCAGTTACCTGAGATCAAAGGTTAG
- the pyrF gene encoding orotidine-5'-phosphate decarboxylase codes for MLDPKVIVALDYDNQNEALAFVDNIDPAQCRLKVGKEMFTFFGPEFVHQLHQKGFSVFLDLKFHDIPNTCSKAVRAAAEMGVWMVNVHASGGERMMTASREILEPYGKERPLLIGVTVLTSMEQSDLAGIGLDIAPQQQVKRLAKLTQQSGLDGVVCSAHESTMLKSELGQEFKLVTPGIRPIGSDVGDQRRIMTPPQAMSAGSDYLVIGRPITQASNPNQVLLDINASLTCAE; via the coding sequence ATGTTAGACCCAAAAGTAATTGTTGCCCTTGATTATGATAACCAAAATGAAGCGCTTGCTTTTGTTGATAATATAGATCCGGCACAATGCCGATTAAAAGTCGGTAAAGAAATGTTTACCTTCTTTGGGCCTGAGTTTGTACATCAATTACATCAAAAAGGCTTTTCCGTTTTCCTTGATCTCAAATTTCATGATATTCCTAACACTTGTTCGAAAGCAGTCAGAGCGGCGGCTGAGATGGGCGTGTGGATGGTCAATGTTCATGCCAGTGGTGGTGAGCGTATGATGACGGCATCTCGTGAGATCTTAGAGCCTTATGGAAAAGAGCGTCCACTATTGATTGGTGTGACAGTACTTACCAGTATGGAACAATCTGATTTGGCGGGCATTGGGTTAGACATTGCGCCTCAACAACAAGTTAAACGCTTAGCCAAACTAACGCAGCAAAGTGGCTTAGACGGTGTGGTGTGCTCAGCTCATGAGTCAACAATGCTTAAATCCGAATTGGGCCAAGAATTCAAATTAGTGACCCCAGGCATTCGTCCTATTGGCAGTGACGTCGGCGATCAACGTAGAATCATGACCCCACCTCAAGCCATGAGCGCGGGCTCAGATTATCTCGTGATTGGTCGTCCTATCACTCAAGCGAGCAATCCCAACCAAGTCTTGCTGGATATCAATGCTTCACTCACTTGTGCTGAGTAG
- the rpsA gene encoding 30S ribosomal protein S1 has translation MTESFAQLFEESLNELEFRPGTIVKGTVVAIENGFVLVDAGLKSESAIPAEQFKNAAGELEVEVGAEVDVALDAVEDGFGETQLSREKAKRHEAWIVLEKACEEAETVVGIINGKVKGGFTVELNGIRAFLPGSLVDVRPIRDTAHLENKELEFKVIKLDQKRNNVVVSRRAVIESENSVERDELLETLQEGTEVKGIVKNLTDYGAFVDLGGVDGLLHITDMAWKRVKHPSEIVNVGDEILVKVLKFDRERTRVSLGLKQLGEDPWVAIAKRYPEGHKLTGRVTNLTDYGCFVEIEEGVEGLVHVSEMDWTNKNIHPSKVVNVGDEVEVMVLDIDEERRRISLGLKQCKANPWQTFAEAQAKGDKVTGKIKSITDFGIFIGLDGGIDGLVHLSDISWNAQGEEAVRDYKKGDEISAVVLAVDADRERISLGVKQMENDPFNSYVADNKKGTLVTGTVTAVDAKGATIELVEGVEGYIRASEASRDRIEDASLVFSVGDSVEAKFTGVDRKNRVINLSIKAKDEAEEQEAMATLNKADEAAFGNAMADAFKAAKGE, from the coding sequence ATGACTGAATCTTTTGCTCAACTCTTTGAAGAGTCGCTAAACGAACTAGAATTCCGCCCAGGTACTATTGTTAAAGGTACTGTTGTTGCTATCGAGAACGGTTTTGTTCTTGTTGACGCAGGCCTAAAATCTGAATCTGCTATTCCAGCTGAACAATTCAAGAACGCTGCTGGCGAACTTGAAGTTGAAGTTGGTGCTGAAGTAGATGTAGCACTTGACGCGGTAGAAGATGGCTTCGGTGAAACTCAACTTTCTCGTGAGAAAGCGAAACGCCACGAAGCTTGGATCGTACTTGAGAAAGCATGTGAAGAAGCTGAAACTGTTGTTGGTATCATCAACGGTAAAGTTAAAGGCGGTTTCACTGTTGAACTAAACGGTATCCGTGCATTCCTACCTGGTTCTCTAGTAGACGTACGTCCAATTCGTGACACTGCTCACCTAGAAAACAAAGAGCTAGAGTTCAAAGTAATCAAGCTAGACCAGAAACGTAACAACGTTGTTGTTTCTCGTCGTGCTGTTATCGAATCAGAAAACAGCGTTGAGCGTGACGAGCTTCTTGAAACTCTTCAAGAAGGTACTGAAGTTAAAGGTATCGTTAAGAACCTTACTGACTACGGTGCATTCGTTGATCTTGGCGGTGTTGACGGCCTACTTCACATCACAGATATGGCTTGGAAACGTGTTAAACACCCATCTGAGATCGTAAATGTTGGTGACGAAATCCTAGTTAAAGTTCTTAAGTTCGACCGTGAGCGCACTCGTGTTTCTCTAGGTCTTAAGCAACTTGGCGAAGATCCATGGGTAGCAATCGCTAAGCGTTACCCAGAAGGTCACAAACTAACTGGTCGTGTTACTAACCTAACTGATTACGGCTGCTTCGTTGAAATCGAAGAAGGCGTTGAAGGTCTTGTACACGTTTCAGAAATGGATTGGACTAACAAAAACATCCACCCATCTAAAGTGGTTAATGTTGGTGATGAAGTTGAAGTTATGGTTCTTGATATCGACGAAGAACGTCGTCGTATCTCTCTAGGCCTAAAACAATGTAAAGCTAACCCTTGGCAGACTTTCGCTGAAGCACAAGCTAAAGGCGACAAAGTTACTGGTAAGATCAAATCAATCACTGATTTCGGTATCTTCATCGGTCTTGACGGTGGTATCGACGGTCTAGTTCACCTATCTGACATTTCTTGGAATGCTCAAGGTGAAGAAGCTGTTCGTGACTACAAAAAAGGCGACGAAATCTCTGCAGTAGTTCTAGCAGTAGATGCTGACCGTGAGCGTATTTCTCTTGGCGTTAAGCAAATGGAAAACGACCCGTTCAACAGCTATGTTGCAGATAACAAGAAAGGTACTCTTGTAACTGGTACAGTTACTGCAGTTGATGCAAAAGGTGCTACAATTGAACTAGTTGAAGGCGTTGAAGGTTACATCCGTGCTTCTGAAGCATCTCGTGACCGTATCGAAGACGCATCTCTAGTATTCAGTGTTGGTGACAGTGTTGAAGCGAAATTTACTGGTGTTGACCGTAAAAACCGCGTAATCAACCTATCTATCAAAGCTAAAGATGAAGCTGAAGAGCAAGAAGCAATGGCTACACTAAACAAAGCTGATGAAGCTGCGTTTGGTAACGCTATGGCTGACGCATTTAAGGCTGCTAAAGGCGAATAA
- a CDS encoding putative signal transducing protein: MKIFSASNPVEAHIVCELLKSHHINAKVHAEHTFSLKGELPLTQDSDPYVWLMDERDQQQARQLIAEYEQENNGPSWQCPSCQETIENQFAVCWNCGAVNPKQHSST, encoded by the coding sequence ATGAAAATCTTTAGTGCCAGTAACCCTGTTGAAGCTCATATCGTTTGTGAATTACTTAAAAGTCATCACATTAATGCCAAGGTTCATGCTGAGCACACCTTTAGCCTAAAAGGTGAACTGCCTCTAACTCAAGACAGCGATCCTTATGTTTGGTTAATGGATGAAAGAGATCAGCAACAAGCTCGTCAACTCATTGCAGAATATGAACAAGAGAACAACGGCCCTAGTTGGCAGTGTCCTTCATGCCAAGAAACCATCGAAAATCAATTTGCAGTTTGTTGGAATTGTGGAGCGGTCAATCCAAAACAACACTCATCCACTTAG
- the ihfB gene encoding integration host factor subunit beta — translation MTKSELIERLCAQQTHLSAKEVEDAVKDILEHMASKLEDGDRIEIRGFGSFSLHYREPRIGRNPKSGEKVELDGKYVPHFKPGKELRERVNSAIA, via the coding sequence ATGACTAAGTCAGAATTAATTGAAAGACTTTGTGCTCAGCAAACCCATTTATCAGCAAAAGAAGTTGAAGATGCTGTGAAAGATATTCTTGAGCATATGGCATCTAAACTTGAAGATGGGGACCGTATTGAAATTCGTGGTTTCGGAAGCTTTTCTTTGCATTATCGAGAACCACGTATTGGTCGTAATCCAAAATCGGGTGAAAAAGTAGAGTTAGACGGTAAATACGTTCCTCACTTTAAACCAGGTAAAGAGTTACGCGAACGTGTTAACAGTGCGATTGCTTAA